One window of Robiginitalea biformata HTCC2501 genomic DNA carries:
- a CDS encoding mechanosensitive ion channel domain-containing protein yields the protein MKELLLTFQTEFLWTGICMLALAISRFLSIQAIRKVGRLSEMDRARTRLIIKYVAIGHTALLVSALILIWGVNFREIGLIFSSVFAVIGVALFASWSILSNITAGVILFFTFPYKIGDRIRIHDKELEEDREFVIEDIRAFHVHLRMRSGELLTYPNNLFLQKAVTLASEDAGDPEGSEAL from the coding sequence ATGAAAGAGCTGCTGCTTACATTCCAAACCGAGTTCCTCTGGACGGGGATCTGTATGCTCGCCCTGGCTATTTCCAGGTTTTTGTCAATCCAGGCTATACGCAAAGTCGGCCGCCTGAGCGAGATGGACCGGGCACGGACCCGGTTGATCATCAAATATGTGGCTATCGGGCATACGGCTCTCCTGGTAAGTGCGCTGATCCTCATCTGGGGGGTTAACTTCCGGGAAATCGGCCTGATATTTTCTTCCGTTTTTGCAGTAATCGGGGTGGCCCTATTTGCCAGCTGGTCCATCCTCAGCAACATCACCGCCGGGGTCATCCTGTTTTTTACCTTCCCGTATAAGATCGGCGACCGGATACGCATCCACGACAAGGAACTCGAGGAAGACCGGGAATTCGTCATCGAGGATATCCGGGCCTTCCACGTCCACCTGAGGATGCGATCCGGGGAATTGCTGACCTACCCGAATAACCTCTTCCTCCAGAAGGCAGTTACCCTGGCATCGGAAGATGCCGGGGATCCGGAAGGCAGCGAGGCGCTGTAG
- a CDS encoding Maf family nucleotide pyrophosphatase, translated as MPRPDHQPQHLVLGSASPRRKSLLEAMGLEFEVRTQAAEERFPENLKTYEITNYLSELKASVLQDSLPGRAVLLTADTIVCLGDEVLEKPAGEKEAREMLGKLSGAWHQVYTSVCLTAKGYREVFHARTDVRFTRVDPGMLTTYLHLGNPMDKAGGYGIQEWIGLVGVEAIRGSYTNVVGLPTQLVYQKLRDMVRRGF; from the coding sequence ATGCCCCGGCCGGACCACCAGCCACAGCACCTCGTACTCGGATCTGCCTCCCCCAGGAGGAAATCGCTCCTGGAGGCCATGGGCCTGGAGTTTGAGGTGCGTACCCAGGCGGCTGAGGAGCGCTTCCCCGAAAACCTAAAAACCTATGAAATAACGAATTACCTATCCGAACTTAAAGCGTCTGTATTACAAGACAGTCTTCCGGGCCGCGCCGTTTTGCTCACGGCGGATACCATCGTCTGCCTGGGGGACGAGGTGCTCGAAAAACCGGCTGGCGAGAAAGAGGCTCGGGAAATGCTCGGGAAACTTTCCGGGGCCTGGCACCAGGTATACACCTCGGTATGCCTGACCGCAAAGGGTTACAGGGAGGTTTTCCACGCCCGGACAGACGTGCGTTTTACCCGCGTAGACCCGGGTATGCTCACGACGTACCTGCATCTGGGAAATCCAATGGACAAGGCAGGGGGATATGGGATCCAGGAATGGATCGGGCTGGTTGGCGTAGAGGCCATCCGGGGTTCCTACACCAATGTAGTGGGATTACCCACCCAATTGGTCTACCAAAAATTACGCGATATGGTCCGGCGTGGTTTTTAA
- a CDS encoding KdsC family phosphatase gives MKLNYKERLKDVRTFVFDVDGVFTDSSLLITTSGELLRKMSVRDGFAVKTALSRGYRICIISGGSNEGVRARLRALGVTDIFLGAGHKESVLRDYMEDYDIPASEILYMGDDIPDLPVMQQVGMAACPQNAVPEIKAISHYISHLNGGDGCVRDIIQQVLKVRGDWEHGFNAKHD, from the coding sequence ATGAAACTGAATTATAAGGAGCGGCTGAAAGATGTCCGCACATTCGTCTTTGACGTGGACGGGGTATTTACCGACAGTTCCCTGTTGATCACTACATCGGGAGAACTGCTTCGCAAGATGAGCGTGCGGGACGGATTCGCCGTCAAAACAGCCTTGTCCCGGGGGTATCGCATTTGCATCATCAGCGGCGGTTCCAATGAAGGCGTCCGCGCCAGGCTCCGGGCCCTCGGGGTTACCGATATTTTCCTGGGTGCGGGCCACAAGGAGTCCGTCCTCAGGGATTACATGGAAGACTACGATATCCCGGCGTCGGAAATCCTCTATATGGGCGACGATATCCCCGACCTGCCGGTGATGCAACAGGTGGGCATGGCGGCCTGTCCGCAGAATGCCGTCCCGGAAATCAAGGCGATATCCCACTATATCTCCCACCTGAACGGCGGGGACGGCTGCGTACGGGATATCATCCAGCAAGTACTTAAAGTCCGGGGGGACTGGGAGCACGGCTTCAACGCAAAACACGACTGA
- a CDS encoding Rossmann-like and DUF2520 domain-containing protein — MYFSTVIRILLIGSGNLAYRLSGALEQSKGVRLVGLRARDPEKLSGFPGAAPRSGLDEPAPDADICLLAVADRAIGDVAAGLKGSPALVVHCSGAQPLATLKGTSRHGVFYPLQTFSRDREVSLAGIPVLTEAGRPEDLALLNKLANAMGCSPQPANSDKRLALHLAAVFVNNFTNHMVYLGESVASGSGLDKDLLRPLLRETLAKLESLGPREAQTGPARRGDTATLAKHRELLRGKPAAAIYDQITESIISTYETEL, encoded by the coding sequence GTGTATTTTAGCACCGTGATCCGGATCCTACTTATCGGCAGCGGCAACCTGGCCTACCGCCTCTCGGGCGCCCTGGAGCAATCCAAAGGGGTTCGCCTGGTCGGCCTGCGGGCAAGGGATCCCGAAAAATTATCTGGATTTCCGGGAGCGGCTCCGCGAAGCGGGCTGGACGAGCCGGCACCCGATGCGGATATCTGCCTCCTGGCAGTTGCCGACCGGGCCATAGGGGATGTTGCAGCGGGTCTGAAAGGCTCCCCGGCCCTTGTTGTTCACTGCTCCGGGGCCCAGCCCCTGGCGACCCTGAAGGGCACCTCCCGCCACGGGGTCTTCTACCCTTTACAGACATTTTCCCGGGACCGCGAAGTTTCCCTGGCCGGCATCCCCGTGCTGACAGAGGCCGGCCGTCCGGAAGACCTGGCACTCCTGAATAAGCTCGCCAATGCCATGGGGTGCAGTCCCCAGCCGGCGAATTCAGATAAACGTCTGGCACTGCATCTGGCTGCCGTGTTTGTCAACAATTTTACCAACCATATGGTCTACCTGGGCGAATCGGTGGCCAGCGGGTCCGGCCTGGATAAAGACCTGCTCCGGCCCCTGCTCCGGGAAACCCTGGCAAAACTGGAAAGTCTTGGCCCCCGGGAGGCACAGACCGGCCCGGCCCGGCGGGGGGATACCGCCACACTTGCCAAACACCGGGAATTGCTCCGGGGGAAACCGGCGGCCGCGATATACGACCAGATTACTGAATCCATTATTTCGACATATGAAACTGAATTATAA